A window of Sphingomonas adhaesiva contains these coding sequences:
- a CDS encoding TonB-dependent receptor: MRYGREPLVRSKLLAAASSVVIVAGLLPAAALAQTPVGNTPDVNATPADAVAAPSQQADTSEDIVVTGIRASQARAIEVKRNADSVVEAISAQDIGKLPDVTISDSLQRIPGVQIRRDAGEGGAVNIRGLPQVTTLLNGEQFLGANSVTTVQPNFTDIPSQLFSGATVFKSPTASLQQAGLSGTVDLLTRRPFDLKDGLTVSAAAEGQYGDNTKKWSPSANGLLSFRGERVGVLVSAAYSDLTLGNSFRGIQDFGVRTRQERNYLDGDGNVQRDFGVGLPAGQSRGTPITENGRIVGYDVNGDGDANDAFITPQSHTAWNRVTNRERFGANASLQFEVNDALRLTADAFYTRQTQFERTAGFQLQAIDWQSSPFIPTKSTDTGATVSRGVDGGAGSNVNRDLSLNTVQAYNYDLPNFDSYSETFRTRSESQNYNLQLDWTPSDTFKATVRGIYGKAYRNRDQSYTQFSLTNGTQWAYNGVGNYPASLGGDVRFNQNGYQPYSQKALVDYSSGAPVFGFSPAFLAQASDPSRYGLKTISSEGNVYQNGDLWALRGDAEWQANDQVKVAFGARYGERSVDQFTFERVSPFYAGNRDNAANPANGCLVKWKAFDVNLNDSKCSVLDAQGNAYTAGYTRLANDPVFAGLVRQYQLPAAGTPSIFVLDPKAMDDSEAWQNKFYPGSRNNVNPADSFSVNVRQISGYGQVSGEGELLGMAFRANGGLQVVNTRLNVRQNIVGAPQPYGVSGVDAGDFVTNREFTDFLPSVNVAFDVTQKLRARAAFSRTMTLLDFLQWGGGLNVNYAINTQIQPNRFEASTADSRGNPNLDPWRATNVEASLEYYTGRSSLVSVGAFYISVDSFIANATINRTDIPDNDGVIRRVVPTNTAVQGEGGTLKGIEASARQSLADYGVNGLFGGFGVDANYTLSLGETGRVDLAGNKQPFQDNSKHQVNAALWYEQYGFQARVAYNYRSKRLASSDYGGISGLAQYQAPTNYVDASVSYDVTPFLTLYGQASNLTGETERFYLTFPSQVLNENIFERRFIAGARVKF, encoded by the coding sequence ATGCGTTACGGTCGCGAGCCGTTGGTTCGTTCGAAGCTGCTGGCAGCGGCATCGTCGGTGGTGATCGTGGCCGGGCTGCTGCCCGCCGCCGCGCTGGCGCAGACGCCGGTCGGCAACACGCCCGACGTGAATGCGACGCCCGCCGATGCGGTGGCCGCGCCGTCGCAGCAGGCCGACACCTCGGAAGACATCGTCGTCACCGGCATCCGCGCATCGCAGGCGCGCGCGATCGAGGTGAAGCGCAACGCCGACAGCGTGGTCGAGGCGATCAGCGCACAGGACATCGGCAAGCTGCCCGACGTCACCATCTCCGACTCGCTGCAGCGCATCCCCGGCGTGCAGATCCGCCGCGACGCGGGCGAGGGCGGCGCGGTCAACATCCGCGGCCTGCCGCAGGTGACGACGCTGCTGAACGGCGAGCAGTTCCTGGGCGCCAATTCGGTGACCACGGTGCAGCCGAACTTCACCGACATCCCGTCGCAGCTGTTCAGCGGCGCGACCGTGTTCAAGTCGCCGACCGCCTCGCTCCAGCAGGCGGGCCTGTCGGGCACCGTCGACCTGCTGACGCGGCGTCCGTTCGACCTGAAGGACGGGCTGACCGTCTCCGCGGCCGCGGAGGGTCAGTATGGCGACAACACCAAGAAGTGGAGCCCGTCCGCCAACGGCCTGCTTTCGTTCCGCGGCGAGCGCGTCGGCGTGCTGGTGTCGGCGGCGTACAGCGACCTGACGCTGGGCAACAGCTTCCGCGGGATCCAGGACTTCGGCGTTCGCACCCGGCAGGAGCGCAACTACCTGGACGGCGACGGTAACGTCCAGCGCGACTTCGGCGTCGGGCTGCCCGCGGGTCAGTCGCGTGGCACGCCCATCACGGAGAACGGCCGCATCGTCGGTTATGACGTGAACGGCGATGGCGACGCCAACGATGCGTTCATCACGCCGCAGTCGCACACCGCGTGGAACCGTGTCACCAACCGCGAGCGCTTCGGCGCCAACGCCTCGCTCCAGTTCGAGGTGAACGATGCGCTGCGGCTGACGGCGGACGCCTTCTACACCCGCCAGACCCAGTTCGAGCGGACCGCGGGCTTCCAGTTGCAGGCGATCGACTGGCAGTCGTCGCCCTTCATCCCGACCAAGTCGACCGATACCGGCGCGACCGTGTCGCGCGGCGTGGATGGCGGCGCGGGCAGCAACGTGAACCGCGACCTGAGCCTGAACACGGTGCAGGCCTATAACTACGACCTGCCCAATTTCGACAGCTATTCGGAGACGTTCCGCACCAGGAGCGAGTCGCAGAACTACAACCTGCAGCTCGACTGGACGCCCAGCGACACGTTCAAGGCGACGGTGCGCGGCATCTACGGCAAGGCGTATCGCAACCGCGACCAGAGCTACACCCAGTTCAGCCTGACCAACGGCACGCAATGGGCGTACAACGGCGTCGGCAACTATCCCGCGTCGCTGGGCGGGGACGTGCGCTTCAACCAGAACGGCTACCAGCCGTACAGCCAGAAGGCGCTGGTCGACTATTCCAGCGGCGCGCCGGTGTTCGGCTTCTCGCCGGCCTTCCTGGCGCAGGCGAGCGATCCGTCGCGCTACGGTCTCAAGACGATCTCGTCGGAGGGCAACGTCTATCAGAACGGCGACCTGTGGGCGCTGCGCGGCGATGCCGAGTGGCAGGCCAACGACCAGGTCAAGGTCGCCTTCGGCGCGCGCTACGGCGAGCGCAGCGTCGACCAGTTCACCTTCGAGCGCGTGTCGCCCTTCTACGCCGGCAACCGCGACAATGCGGCGAACCCGGCCAACGGCTGCCTGGTCAAGTGGAAGGCGTTCGACGTCAACCTGAACGACAGCAAGTGCAGCGTGCTGGACGCGCAGGGCAACGCCTATACCGCGGGCTATACCCGGCTGGCGAACGATCCTGTCTTCGCCGGGCTGGTGCGCCAGTATCAGCTGCCCGCCGCCGGTACGCCGTCGATCTTCGTGCTCGATCCCAAGGCGATGGACGACAGCGAGGCGTGGCAGAACAAGTTCTACCCGGGCAGCCGCAACAACGTGAACCCGGCCGACAGCTTCTCGGTCAACGTGCGCCAGATCTCCGGCTACGGCCAGGTGTCGGGCGAGGGTGAGCTGCTGGGAATGGCGTTCCGCGCCAACGGCGGGTTGCAGGTGGTCAACACCCGGCTGAACGTGCGGCAGAACATCGTCGGCGCGCCGCAGCCCTATGGCGTGTCGGGCGTGGATGCGGGCGATTTCGTGACGAACCGCGAGTTCACCGACTTCCTGCCGTCGGTGAACGTCGCCTTCGACGTCACGCAGAAGCTTCGCGCGCGCGCCGCCTTCTCGCGCACGATGACGCTGCTCGACTTCCTGCAATGGGGCGGTGGCCTGAACGTCAATTATGCGATCAACACGCAGATCCAGCCCAACCGCTTCGAGGCGAGCACCGCGGACTCGCGCGGCAACCCGAACCTCGATCCGTGGCGCGCGACCAACGTGGAGGCGAGCCTGGAATATTACACCGGGCGTTCCAGCCTGGTGTCGGTCGGCGCCTTCTACATCTCGGTCGACAGCTTCATCGCCAATGCGACGATCAACCGCACCGACATCCCGGACAACGACGGCGTCATCCGGCGCGTGGTGCCGACCAACACCGCGGTCCAGGGCGAGGGCGGCACGCTGAAGGGGATCGAGGCCTCGGCACGGCAGTCGCTGGCGGATTACGGCGTGAACGGGCTGTTCGGCGGCTTCGGCGTCGACGCCAACTACACGTTGTCGCTGGGCGAGACCGGCCGTGTCGACCTGGCCGGCAACAAGCAGCCGTTCCAGGACAATTCCAAGCACCAGGTGAACGCGGCGCTGTGGTACGAGCAATACGGCTTCCAGGCGCGCGTGGCGTACAACTACCGCTCGAAGCGTCTGGCATCGTCGGATTACGGCGGCATCAGCGGGCTGGCGCAGTATCAGGCGCCGACCAACTACGTCGATGCGTCGGTGTCGTATGACGTGACGCCGTTCCTGACGCTGTACGGCCAGGCCTCCAACCTGACCGGCGAGACCGAGCGCTTCTATCTCACCTTCCCGAGCCAGGTGTTGAACGAGAACATCTTCGAGCGGCGCTTCATCGCGGGCGCGCGCGTCAAGTTCTAA
- a CDS encoding Lrp/AsnC family transcriptional regulator, whose translation MEKLVLDAIDRRILAILQEDATVAIADIGERAGVSQTACWKRIKRLERDGVIARRVAVLDRDRLGLGVTVIVGVRTAHHSDDWLQTFAEGVSRIPEVVEFYRMSGDIDYLLKIVARDIADYDRIYRKLTKVAPLHDVSSSFAMQEIKSTTALPLD comes from the coding sequence GTGGAGAAACTGGTTCTCGATGCGATCGATCGGCGTATCCTCGCGATCCTTCAGGAGGATGCGACCGTCGCGATCGCCGATATCGGCGAGCGGGCGGGGGTGTCGCAGACCGCGTGCTGGAAGCGGATCAAGCGGCTGGAGCGCGACGGCGTGATCGCGCGCCGCGTCGCGGTGCTCGACCGCGACCGGCTGGGGCTGGGGGTGACGGTGATCGTCGGGGTGCGGACCGCGCATCACAGCGACGACTGGCTCCAGACGTTCGCGGAAGGCGTGTCGCGCATCCCGGAGGTCGTCGAATTCTATCGCATGAGCGGCGACATAGATTATCTGCTGAAGATCGTGGCGCGCGACATCGCGGATTACGACCGCATCTATCGCAAGCTGACGAAGGTCGCGCCGCTCCACGACGTCAGCTCCTCCTTCGCGATGCAGGAGATCAAGTCGACCACCGCGCTGCCGCTCGACTGA
- a CDS encoding DUF6356 family protein, which translates to MLNRLFVDHPRSVGESYVAHLLVATRFGVTMIGAGIACLVHGLVPGLFASTGSRAIGDLHQRMVTHRRR; encoded by the coding sequence ATGCTGAACCGCCTGTTCGTCGACCATCCCCGCAGCGTCGGAGAGAGCTATGTCGCGCATCTGCTGGTCGCGACGCGGTTCGGCGTGACCATGATCGGGGCCGGGATCGCCTGCCTCGTCCACGGGCTGGTGCCCGGGCTGTTCGCATCCACCGGCAGCCGCGCGATCGGCGACCTGCACCAGCGGATGGTCACGCACCGCCGCCGCTGA
- a CDS encoding TonB-dependent receptor domain-containing protein, translating into MRHGFTISLRAGMMLTTAGAAMLAGIAPAMAQTAAAAPPETTIASGSIEAAAADEGNADKDIIVTGSRIRRAATDTTTPVAVIDPQTISDRGFVSVGDALNNQPSLNAQLAQASGSGTSSGSGINAPSLFGLGTGRTLTLVNGRRMVTTSSGLGDSQVDANIVPVGLLQRVEVVQGGAAAVYGSDAIAGVVNYILRKDFQGVEGDVQGGVTERGDRPTYSARLTAGHNFGDGRGNIAANVEWSRVAALAYDTRPRTQLGRLTVPNSANTSSTDGIPSTREIFDARFWEFNADGVIFTTPAPVSRFLLGRQFQPDGSIANFNLGTQYGVPFAAGGDGFPYAKLVGTLRTGVERVTANVLGHYDLTDGVTLSTELLYARTDATEGLQVRSNTILGSSALGTGPIAFTRTNPYLTAGAVTALSALSPTFAAGGPLFLSKVFNDLTPDNDQTYRTETYRGLLALDGRFDVAGRRFDWSVSGSYARVDGRQQAWGVNLARYNNAISAARNASGAIVCGINADAVTTNDDAACAPINPFGNGNVSQAARDYVSVRTGNRYRNEQVDLLATLSGAVLTLPAGDVKVAAAYEHRDETARFTPFAADQSGILGTAPVVPQRGRYNTDEVSGEILVPLVGGDVRLPLVNALELSGAYRFVNNSVVGDEQVWNVGARWEPVEGIGLRANRSRNFRAPTLTQLISPSVQNLQGGNQDPCDADRISGGPNPTQRRAACLALFQANPTYGTGGPGGAAVGASAADRLAAFQNSGENFSTTLVTTGGNRALRNEVAKTWTYGVVAQPRFIPGLTITADRIEIDLTDGLVPFTTQDFAAACYDDVAPAAGVCDAFTRLSTATTASQAGSFATGRTTTFNAGIIRYRGETYDISYVLPLGADAGRVEFEVAATHTGLLTSSLTGAVFTRSDNTANSPITGVAQPDWAGRFDLRYSNGPFRFTYQAFYLSPVLAAPNASIENNPNPNIAGNTTHSISFAYDIGTFAFRFGVNNLTDKEPSYPTISYGDIIGRSFFAGARFRF; encoded by the coding sequence ATGCGTCACGGTTTCACGATTTCGCTCCGCGCGGGGATGATGCTCACCACCGCCGGCGCCGCGATGCTCGCCGGCATCGCGCCCGCCATGGCGCAGACCGCCGCCGCGGCGCCCCCGGAAACCACGATCGCGTCGGGCAGTATCGAGGCTGCCGCCGCCGATGAGGGCAATGCGGACAAGGACATCATCGTCACCGGCTCGCGCATCCGCCGTGCCGCCACCGACACCACCACGCCGGTCGCCGTCATCGACCCGCAGACGATCAGCGACCGCGGCTTCGTCAGCGTCGGCGACGCGCTGAACAACCAGCCCTCGCTCAACGCGCAACTCGCGCAGGCCAGCGGCAGCGGCACGTCGAGCGGCAGCGGCATCAACGCACCGTCGCTGTTCGGCCTCGGCACGGGCCGCACGCTGACGCTGGTCAACGGCCGTCGCATGGTCACCACGTCGAGCGGGCTCGGCGATTCGCAGGTCGATGCGAACATCGTCCCCGTCGGGCTGCTCCAGCGGGTGGAGGTCGTGCAGGGCGGCGCCGCCGCGGTCTACGGCTCCGATGCGATCGCCGGCGTCGTGAACTACATCCTGCGGAAGGACTTTCAGGGCGTGGAGGGCGACGTCCAGGGCGGCGTGACCGAGCGCGGCGACCGCCCGACCTACAGCGCCCGCCTGACCGCGGGGCACAATTTCGGCGACGGTCGCGGCAACATCGCCGCCAACGTCGAATGGTCGAGGGTCGCGGCCCTCGCCTACGACACGCGTCCGCGCACCCAGCTGGGCCGCCTGACCGTGCCCAACAGCGCCAACACCTCGTCGACCGACGGCATCCCCTCCACGCGCGAGATCTTCGACGCGCGCTTCTGGGAGTTCAACGCCGACGGCGTGATCTTCACCACGCCGGCCCCGGTGTCGCGCTTCCTGCTGGGGCGCCAGTTCCAGCCCGACGGCAGCATCGCGAACTTCAACCTCGGCACGCAATACGGCGTCCCCTTCGCCGCGGGCGGCGACGGCTTCCCCTATGCGAAGCTGGTCGGCACGCTGCGCACCGGGGTGGAGCGCGTCACCGCCAACGTGCTGGGGCATTACGACCTGACCGACGGCGTCACGCTGTCGACCGAGCTGCTGTACGCGCGCACCGACGCGACCGAGGGGTTGCAGGTCCGCTCCAACACGATCCTGGGATCGAGCGCGCTGGGCACCGGCCCGATCGCCTTCACCCGCACCAATCCGTACCTGACCGCCGGCGCGGTCACCGCGCTCAGCGCGCTGTCGCCGACCTTCGCCGCGGGCGGGCCGCTGTTCCTGTCGAAGGTGTTCAACGACCTGACGCCGGACAACGACCAGACCTATCGCACGGAGACGTACCGCGGGCTGCTGGCGCTGGACGGCCGGTTCGACGTCGCGGGGCGCCGCTTCGACTGGAGCGTCTCGGGCAGCTATGCGCGCGTCGACGGGCGGCAACAGGCATGGGGCGTCAATCTGGCGCGCTACAACAATGCCATCTCCGCCGCGCGCAACGCCTCGGGCGCGATCGTCTGCGGGATCAACGCCGATGCCGTCACCACCAACGACGACGCGGCCTGCGCGCCGATCAACCCGTTCGGCAACGGCAACGTGTCGCAGGCCGCGCGCGACTATGTCTCGGTCCGCACCGGCAACCGCTATCGCAACGAGCAGGTCGATCTGCTGGCCACGCTCAGCGGCGCGGTGCTGACGCTGCCCGCCGGCGACGTAAAGGTCGCCGCCGCCTATGAGCACCGCGACGAGACCGCGCGCTTCACCCCCTTCGCCGCGGACCAGTCCGGCATCCTCGGCACCGCGCCCGTGGTGCCGCAGCGCGGGCGCTACAATACCGACGAGGTCTCCGGCGAAATCCTGGTCCCGCTGGTCGGCGGCGACGTCCGCCTGCCGCTGGTCAACGCGCTGGAGCTGTCGGGCGCCTATCGCTTCGTCAACAATTCGGTCGTGGGCGACGAGCAAGTGTGGAACGTCGGCGCCCGGTGGGAGCCGGTCGAGGGGATCGGCCTGCGCGCCAACCGCAGCCGCAACTTCCGCGCGCCGACGCTGACGCAGCTGATCTCGCCGTCGGTGCAGAACCTGCAGGGCGGCAACCAGGATCCCTGCGATGCCGACCGCATTTCCGGCGGCCCCAATCCGACGCAGCGCCGCGCCGCCTGCCTCGCGCTGTTCCAGGCGAACCCGACCTATGGCACCGGCGGGCCCGGCGGCGCCGCGGTCGGCGCGTCGGCCGCCGATCGCCTCGCCGCGTTCCAGAATTCGGGCGAGAATTTCAGCACCACGTTGGTCACGACCGGCGGCAACCGCGCGCTGCGCAACGAGGTGGCGAAGACCTGGACCTACGGCGTCGTCGCGCAGCCGCGCTTCATCCCCGGCCTGACGATCACCGCCGACCGGATCGAGATCGATCTGACCGACGGCCTCGTCCCCTTCACGACGCAGGATTTCGCCGCGGCGTGCTATGACGACGTCGCTCCGGCCGCCGGCGTGTGCGACGCGTTCACCCGCCTCTCCACCGCCACCACGGCCAGCCAGGCCGGATCGTTCGCGACCGGGCGCACCACGACGTTCAACGCGGGCATCATCCGCTATCGCGGCGAAACCTACGACATCAGCTACGTCCTGCCGCTCGGCGCCGATGCGGGCCGGGTGGAGTTCGAGGTGGCGGCCACCCACACCGGGTTGCTGACGAGCTCGCTGACGGGGGCGGTGTTCACCCGCTCCGACAATACCGCCAACAGCCCGATCACCGGCGTGGCGCAGCCCGACTGGGCGGGCCGCTTCGACCTGCGCTACAGCAACGGGCCGTTCCGCTTCACCTACCAGGCCTTCTACCTCAGCCCGGTGCTGGCCGCGCCGAACGCGTCGATCGAGAACAACCCGAACCCGAACATCGCGGGCAACACGACGCACAGCATCTCGTTCGCCTATGACATCGGCACGTTCGCGTTCCGCTTCGGCGTCAACAACCTGACCGACAAGGAGCCGTCCTACCCGACGATCAGCTACGGCGACATCATCGGCCGCAGCTTCTTCGCCGGCGCGCGGTTCCGCTTCTGA
- a CDS encoding peptidase M61 — translation MPGAALLLALAAPAAAPAVEIVLAPHAERGAIDRLTVTLRLRGVAAAAGAPVLRLPLVASNVDTVARTITTIAARDARGTVTLRPRDVDLPTAAARDAEAGGPSREWIADRAIAGPLTVRYAFPVASDLPVRGSGPPFAFRTDDGAVSGAGHVFLALPPGDAAYRTTIAWDLSALPKGARGVSSLGEGRRTAAEPLTAGQIRMGFFMAGRVATWPATPPATGFFSALQGRPPFDGIALMRWTGTLYGHYARFFRQKSPPPYGVFMRFNPINAGGGVGLYHSFVATYGRPGGPGSDPAELQFTLAHEMFHTFQPFIERPAGLESSWFGEGLATLYQRRLPLRFGMVSPASFLIDLNTHAGRYYTSAKATAPNRDIAPNFWRDTRLRTLPYDRGMLYFADLDDRLRKASGGRRSLDDLMFAMLALRGPTTNADWEALLRRDLGDRAVTDFRAFLDGAMPLPASDAFGPCFRRVARPLRRFEPGFDAAILATPSRIVTGVVPGSAAARAGLRDGDAIVTWTPQDYLQGEQTALMKLTIRRDDRVIPLEYLPRGETVDAWQWERVAGVPDTACAL, via the coding sequence ATGCCGGGCGCCGCGCTCCTCCTCGCGCTGGCCGCCCCCGCCGCGGCGCCGGCGGTGGAGATCGTGCTGGCGCCCCATGCAGAGCGCGGTGCGATCGACCGTCTCACGGTGACGCTGCGCCTGCGCGGCGTCGCCGCGGCGGCGGGCGCCCCCGTGCTGCGGCTGCCGCTGGTGGCGAGCAACGTCGATACCGTCGCGCGCACGATCACCACGATCGCGGCGCGCGACGCGCGCGGTACGGTGACGCTGCGCCCCCGCGACGTCGACCTGCCGACCGCCGCCGCGCGCGATGCGGAGGCCGGCGGCCCCTCGCGCGAGTGGATCGCGGATCGCGCGATCGCCGGCCCGCTGACGGTCCGCTACGCCTTCCCCGTCGCCTCCGACCTGCCCGTGCGCGGGTCGGGCCCGCCCTTCGCCTTCCGCACCGATGACGGCGCGGTATCGGGCGCGGGCCACGTCTTCCTCGCGCTGCCGCCGGGCGACGCGGCCTATCGCACCACCATCGCCTGGGACCTGTCCGCGCTGCCGAAGGGCGCGCGCGGCGTCAGTTCGCTGGGCGAGGGGCGCCGCACCGCCGCCGAGCCGCTGACCGCCGGACAGATCCGCATGGGCTTCTTCATGGCCGGGCGCGTCGCCACCTGGCCCGCCACCCCGCCCGCGACCGGCTTCTTCTCCGCGCTTCAGGGCCGGCCGCCGTTCGACGGGATCGCGCTGATGCGCTGGACCGGCACGCTCTACGGCCATTACGCGCGCTTCTTCCGCCAGAAATCGCCCCCGCCCTACGGGGTCTTCATGCGCTTCAACCCGATCAACGCCGGCGGCGGGGTCGGGCTCTACCATTCCTTCGTCGCCACCTATGGCCGCCCCGGCGGCCCCGGCAGCGATCCCGCGGAGCTGCAATTCACGCTCGCGCATGAGATGTTCCACACCTTCCAGCCGTTCATCGAACGGCCCGCGGGTCTGGAATCGTCGTGGTTCGGCGAAGGACTGGCGACCCTCTACCAGCGCCGCCTGCCGCTGCGCTTCGGCATGGTGTCGCCCGCCTCCTTCCTGATCGATCTCAACACCCATGCCGGGCGCTATTACACCAGCGCGAAGGCGACCGCGCCGAACCGCGACATCGCCCCCAATTTCTGGCGCGACACCCGGCTTCGCACGCTGCCCTACGATCGCGGGATGCTGTATTTCGCCGACCTCGACGACAGGCTGCGCAAGGCGTCCGGCGGCCGGCGCTCGCTCGACGACCTGATGTTCGCGATGCTGGCGCTGCGCGGTCCGACGACCAACGCCGATTGGGAAGCGCTGCTGCGCCGCGACCTCGGCGACCGCGCCGTCACCGACTTCCGCGCCTTCCTGGACGGCGCGATGCCGCTGCCCGCCTCCGACGCGTTCGGCCCGTGCTTCCGCCGCGTGGCACGGCCGCTGCGCCGGTTCGAACCCGGCTTCGACGCCGCGATCCTCGCCACGCCGTCACGGATCGTGACGGGCGTCGTCCCGGGCTCCGCCGCGGCACGCGCCGGATTGCGCGACGGCGACGCGATCGTGACATGGACGCCGCAGGACTATCTCCAGGGCGAGCAGACCGCATTGATGAAGCTGACGATCCGGCGCGACGATCGTGTCATCCCGCTCGAATACCTCCCCCGCGGCGAGACGGTCGACGCGTGGCAATGGGAACGCGTCGCGGGCGTCCCCGACACGGCCTGCGCGCTGTGA
- a CDS encoding amidohydrolase family protein — MLLALLLTASPALAETEKLSIVANGEVVGSVVAETSGNRTHVDYRVDDNGRGPKHREDIVLGARGVPVEWTVAGTSLMGGPVDERFRWSAGRAAWESQADRGDAAAATPALYILNDDSPYAAGIYARAALAAGGSIATLPGGRVTATKVRTMRIGATPVTVVRLDGIQLSPDYLMLDARQRLFATFSATGVAIRAGQESEAPALLKLGAELEGERVRAISARVAHRYDVPVRIRNVRILDPRTGTLGAVSTVVVMRDRITQVLPGDTGPAPADQLVIDGQGGTLMPGLADMHSHTSLDSGLFYLAAGVTLTRDMGNKNDFLLDLLPRVEAGEIAGPHIVPDGFIEGRSPYSARNGFIPDTLADAMKAVHWYADRGYREIKIYNSLDPDWVKPVAAEAHRLGLGVTGHVPAFSSPDRVIADGYDTIAHINQLMLGWLLDPRDDTRTPLRLTGMARAADLDLASPRVRRTVALMKAHRTSLDTTAVILERLMLSRAGTVAEGDAAYLSHMPIGYRRYRQRTFVPLKDAAEDRRYHAAFATLLDTMKLLHAQGIRLLPGTDDATGFTVQREVELYAKAGIPVADALRLATWGAADYLGDTASRGSIERGKTAEFVLLAGDPTRDVAAIRTPRMVMRAGAIYYPAEIYRALAIEPFAAPPPVTLPTATTPAALGHAGTAYFGAAAHDHVD, encoded by the coding sequence GTGCTCCTCGCGCTCCTGCTCACCGCCTCGCCTGCGCTGGCGGAGACGGAGAAGCTATCGATCGTCGCGAACGGCGAGGTCGTCGGCAGCGTGGTCGCGGAGACGAGCGGCAACCGCACCCACGTCGACTACCGCGTCGACGACAACGGCCGCGGACCGAAGCACCGCGAGGACATCGTGCTCGGCGCGCGCGGCGTGCCCGTGGAATGGACCGTAGCGGGCACCTCGCTGATGGGCGGCCCCGTCGACGAGCGCTTCCGCTGGAGCGCCGGTCGCGCCGCCTGGGAAAGCCAGGCCGACAGGGGCGACGCCGCCGCCGCGACGCCCGCGCTCTACATCCTCAACGACGACAGCCCCTATGCCGCCGGCATCTACGCCCGTGCCGCGCTGGCGGCGGGCGGCAGCATCGCGACGCTGCCCGGCGGGCGCGTCACCGCGACGAAGGTGCGCACGATGCGCATCGGCGCGACGCCGGTCACCGTCGTCCGGCTCGACGGCATCCAGCTGTCACCCGACTACCTGATGCTCGACGCGCGGCAGCGGCTCTTCGCGACCTTCAGCGCCACCGGCGTCGCGATCCGCGCCGGGCAGGAGAGCGAGGCGCCCGCGCTGCTGAAGCTGGGGGCGGAACTGGAGGGCGAGCGCGTCCGCGCGATCAGCGCGCGGGTCGCGCACCGCTACGACGTGCCGGTGCGCATCCGCAACGTCCGCATCCTCGATCCCCGCACGGGGACGCTGGGCGCGGTCTCGACCGTCGTCGTCATGCGCGACCGCATCACGCAGGTCCTGCCCGGCGACACCGGCCCCGCGCCCGCCGACCAGCTCGTGATCGATGGCCAGGGCGGCACGCTGATGCCCGGCCTGGCGGACATGCACTCGCACACCTCGCTCGACAGCGGGCTGTTCTACCTCGCCGCCGGCGTCACGCTGACGCGCGACATGGGCAACAAGAACGATTTTCTGCTCGACCTGCTGCCGCGGGTCGAGGCGGGCGAGATCGCCGGCCCGCACATCGTCCCCGACGGCTTCATCGAGGGGCGCAGCCCCTATTCGGCGCGCAACGGCTTCATTCCCGACACGCTGGCCGACGCGATGAAGGCGGTGCATTGGTATGCCGACCGCGGCTACCGCGAGATCAAGATCTACAACAGCCTCGACCCCGATTGGGTGAAGCCCGTCGCCGCTGAGGCGCACCGCCTCGGGCTCGGCGTGACCGGGCACGTTCCCGCCTTCTCCTCGCCCGACCGCGTGATCGCGGACGGCTACGACACGATCGCGCACATCAACCAGCTGATGCTCGGCTGGCTGCTCGATCCCCGGGACGATACGCGCACTCCGCTGCGCCTCACCGGCATGGCGCGCGCCGCCGACCTGGACCTCGCGTCCCCGCGCGTGCGGCGCACCGTCGCGCTGATGAAGGCGCACCGCACGTCGCTCGATACCACCGCGGTGATCCTGGAACGCCTGATGCTCAGCCGCGCCGGCACCGTGGCGGAGGGCGATGCGGCTTATCTCTCGCACATGCCGATCGGTTATCGCCGCTACCGCCAGCGCACCTTCGTCCCGCTGAAGGACGCCGCCGAGGATCGGCGTTACCACGCCGCCTTCGCGACGCTGTTGGACACGATGAAGCTGCTCCACGCGCAGGGCATCCGCCTGTTGCCCGGCACCGACGACGCCACCGGCTTCACCGTCCAGCGCGAGGTGGAGCTGTATGCCAAGGCCGGCATCCCCGTCGCCGACGCGCTGCGCCTCGCCACCTGGGGTGCGGCCGATTACCTCGGCGATACCGCGTCGCGCGGGTCGATCGAGCGCGGCAAGACCGCCGAGTTCGTCCTGCTCGCCGGCGATCCGACGCGCGACGTCGCCGCGATCCGCACGCCCCGCATGGTGATGCGCGCGGGCGCGATCTACTATCCGGCGGAAATCTATCGCGCGCTGGCGATCGAGCCGTTCGCAGCACCGCCCCCGGTCACGCTGCCCACCGCGACGACACCCGCCGCCCTGGGCCATGCCGGCACCGCCTATTTCGGCGCGGCGGCGCATGACCATGTCGACTGA